A genomic stretch from Thauera sp. GDN1 includes:
- a CDS encoding redoxin family protein, with amino-acid sequence MTKLKDEADNPGPGPALQPETDVAGTHPVGAGLPANGSAEEAGPPRKPPRWRRWAVEIGIFVAVFFAIQAWMARDVPAGPAPDFATVAADGRALSLAEWRAAHPGRAVGVYFWAEWCPICTAQQGTIDGVQADYPVLTVAMQSGDAPAVSDVLAGRGLAWTTAIDADGRIAQAYGLRGVPAFVVLDPAGAIRSVSLGYTTGWGLRARLWWAGVSG; translated from the coding sequence ATGACGAAATTGAAAGACGAGGCCGACAACCCCGGCCCCGGACCTGCGCTGCAGCCGGAAACGGACGTGGCCGGCACGCACCCCGTGGGAGCGGGCTTGCCCGCGAATGGCTCTGCCGAAGAAGCCGGGCCGCCCCGCAAGCCGCCGCGCTGGCGGCGCTGGGCGGTCGAGATCGGCATCTTCGTCGCCGTCTTCTTCGCCATCCAGGCCTGGATGGCGCGCGACGTGCCGGCCGGCCCTGCACCGGATTTCGCCACCGTCGCCGCCGACGGCCGCGCACTCAGCCTCGCCGAGTGGCGCGCCGCCCATCCGGGTCGGGCGGTGGGCGTGTATTTCTGGGCCGAGTGGTGCCCGATCTGCACCGCGCAGCAGGGCACGATCGACGGCGTGCAGGCCGACTACCCGGTGCTCACCGTCGCCATGCAGTCGGGCGACGCGCCGGCGGTGTCAGATGTGCTCGCCGGGCGCGGCCTTGCCTGGACCACCGCGATCGACGCCGACGGCCGCATCGCCCAGGCTTACGGGCTGCGCGGCGTGCCCGCCTTCGTCGTGCTCGACCCGGCGGGGGCGATCCGCTCGGTATCGCTGGGCTACACCACCGGCTGGGGGCTGCGCGCGCGCCTGTGGTGGGCGGGCGTGAGCGGCTGA
- a CDS encoding PepSY domain-containing protein, translated as MRATTLIATLALSGGLIGAGAAIAPAFAQSTAPAATPATATAPAAQSNWLSIKDVLGKLEAAGYTDFREVERDKDKYEVKATDPQGQRVKMDVDPVTADVLKTEVKRSK; from the coding sequence ATGCGTGCCACCACCCTCATCGCCACCCTGGCCCTCAGCGGCGGACTCATCGGCGCCGGCGCCGCCATCGCCCCCGCGTTCGCACAGAGCACGGCCCCCGCTGCCACCCCGGCCACCGCGACCGCCCCCGCCGCCCAGTCCAACTGGCTGAGCATCAAGGACGTGCTGGGCAAGCTCGAAGCCGCCGGCTACACCGACTTCCGCGAGGTCGAGCGCGACAAGGACAAGTACGAGGTCAAGGCCACCGACCCGCAAGGACAGCGCGTGAAAATGGATGTCGATCCGGTCACCGCCGACGTCCTCAAGACCGAAGTCAAGCGCAGCAAGTAA
- a CDS encoding DctP family TRAP transporter solute-binding subunit, protein MQKRRFTALIAGLAASAALGFSMPASAQQYKDEYKLSTVLGEAFPWGWGAKRWADLVAEKTEGRIKIKVYPGTSLVSGDQTKEFTALRQGIIDMAVGSTINWSPQVKELNLFALPFLMPDHKAIDALTQGRVGTKMFDILAERDVVPLAWGENGFREVSNSKKPIRTPDDVKGMKMRVVGSPLFLATFNALGANPTQMSWADAQPAMATGAVDGQENPLAVFNAAKLHTVGQKHLTLWGYVADPLIFVVNKSVWNSWSEADRKAVSEAAQQAAKEEIARARAGISAADDALLKEIEANGVSVVRLSDAERDAFRAATAGVYKEWAEKIGADLVKQAEEDIAKR, encoded by the coding sequence ATGCAGAAACGCCGCTTCACCGCCCTCATTGCCGGCCTCGCCGCCTCCGCCGCGCTCGGCTTCTCGATGCCCGCTTCGGCGCAGCAGTACAAGGACGAATACAAGCTCTCCACCGTGCTCGGCGAGGCCTTCCCGTGGGGCTGGGGCGCCAAGCGCTGGGCGGACCTGGTGGCGGAGAAGACCGAGGGCCGGATCAAGATCAAGGTCTATCCGGGCACCTCGCTGGTCTCCGGCGACCAGACCAAGGAATTCACCGCGCTGCGCCAGGGCATCATCGACATGGCGGTGGGCTCGACCATCAACTGGTCGCCGCAGGTCAAGGAACTGAACCTGTTCGCGCTGCCCTTCCTGATGCCCGACCACAAGGCGATCGACGCCCTGACCCAGGGCCGCGTCGGCACCAAGATGTTCGATATCCTCGCCGAGCGCGACGTGGTGCCGCTGGCCTGGGGCGAGAACGGCTTCCGCGAGGTTTCCAATTCGAAGAAGCCGATCCGCACGCCGGACGACGTCAAGGGCATGAAGATGCGCGTGGTCGGCTCGCCGCTGTTCCTCGCCACCTTCAACGCACTCGGCGCCAACCCGACGCAGATGAGCTGGGCCGACGCCCAGCCGGCGATGGCGACCGGCGCGGTCGACGGCCAGGAGAACCCGCTCGCGGTGTTCAATGCCGCCAAGCTGCACACCGTCGGGCAGAAGCACCTGACGCTGTGGGGCTATGTCGCCGACCCGCTGATCTTCGTGGTCAACAAGAGCGTGTGGAATTCCTGGTCCGAGGCCGACCGCAAGGCGGTGTCCGAGGCCGCGCAGCAGGCCGCCAAGGAAGAGATCGCCCGCGCCCGCGCCGGCATCTCGGCGGCTGACGATGCGCTGCTCAAGGAGATCGAGGCCAATGGCGTGTCCGTGGTCCGCCTGAGCGACGCCGAGCGCGACGCCTTCCGTGCCGCCACTGCCGGCGTGTACAAGGAGTGGGCCGAGAAGATCGGCGCCGACCTGGTCAAGCAGGCCGAGGAAGACATCGCCAAGCGCTGA
- a CDS encoding TRAP transporter small permease: protein MNTESPPHETEASAPYTIEQILSGIVMGLIVLITFGNVLARYFTSQSFAATEEFSIALLIVLSFLGSSAAFAFDRHIRVDFFVRKLPRSWHAAAEWLSFAVTASLFAFIAFYAGRLTWDQYRFEETSPALGVPQWWYTVWMPVLAVALVLRLVLTRMRRHA, encoded by the coding sequence ATGAACACCGAATCGCCGCCGCACGAAACCGAAGCATCCGCCCCGTACACGATCGAACAGATCCTCTCCGGCATCGTCATGGGCCTGATCGTGCTGATCACCTTCGGCAACGTGCTGGCGCGCTACTTCACCTCGCAGTCCTTCGCCGCCACCGAGGAGTTCTCGATCGCGCTGCTGATCGTGCTGTCCTTCCTCGGCTCCTCGGCGGCCTTCGCCTTCGACCGCCACATCCGGGTCGATTTCTTCGTGCGCAAGCTGCCACGCTCCTGGCACGCGGCTGCGGAGTGGCTGTCGTTCGCGGTTACCGCCAGCCTGTTCGCCTTCATCGCCTTCTACGCCGGGCGCCTGACCTGGGACCAGTACCGCTTCGAGGAGACCTCGCCCGCGCTCGGCGTGCCGCAGTGGTGGTACACGGTGTGGATGCCGGTGCTGGCGGTGGCGCTGGTGCTGCGCCTGGTGCTGACCCGCATGCGGAGGCACGCATGA
- a CDS encoding TRAP transporter large permease, producing MIGTVLIGLFLLALVAGMPLATGLGVASIAVLALAGFDQLAVPTNIYAGIAKYPLLAIPMFILAGMIFERSGVAIRLVRFVTAMVGEWTGSLAVVAVLVSMLLGGISGSGPADAAAVAAVMLPSMIARGYPKGFSAGLIAASGSTAIIIPPSVAFIVYSVMVPAATVPALFAAGLFPGIIAALCLLVPAIVISRKYGFGRDYKAARPPLGRSFIDAIWGLLAPVIILGGLRTGVFTPTEAAVVAVAYGIFVGMVVYRSISFKGLFRVLVDAGELSAVVLMIIGIASVFAWAGNTLGIFDVAAKALVGLHSSEWLMLLSINLLLLVAGMFLDAISIFLILLPLLVPIAVAMGWDLVWFGVMMTINLAIGQFTPPMAISLMITSRIAGIGMEETFKWVIWLVLAMGAGLTLMIVFPQLALWLPGKLGYL from the coding sequence ATGATCGGCACCGTCCTCATCGGCCTGTTCCTGCTCGCGCTGGTCGCGGGCATGCCGCTCGCCACCGGGCTGGGCGTGGCGAGCATCGCGGTGCTGGCGCTGGCGGGCTTCGACCAGCTCGCGGTGCCGACCAACATCTACGCCGGCATCGCCAAGTACCCGTTGCTGGCGATCCCGATGTTCATCCTCGCCGGCATGATCTTCGAACGTTCCGGCGTGGCGATCCGGCTGGTGCGCTTCGTGACCGCGATGGTCGGCGAATGGACCGGTTCGCTGGCGGTGGTGGCGGTGCTGGTGTCGATGCTGCTGGGCGGCATCTCCGGTTCCGGCCCCGCTGACGCCGCGGCAGTGGCAGCGGTGATGCTGCCGTCGATGATCGCGCGCGGCTATCCGAAGGGCTTCTCCGCCGGCCTGATCGCCGCCTCCGGCTCGACCGCGATCATCATTCCGCCCTCGGTGGCCTTCATCGTCTACAGCGTCATGGTGCCGGCAGCGACCGTGCCGGCGCTGTTCGCCGCCGGCCTGTTCCCGGGCATCATCGCCGCCCTGTGCCTGCTGGTGCCGGCGATCGTGATCAGCCGCAAGTACGGCTTCGGGCGCGACTACAAGGCGGCTCGCCCGCCGCTGGGCAGGAGCTTCATCGACGCGATCTGGGGCCTGCTGGCGCCGGTGATCATTCTCGGCGGCCTGCGCACCGGCGTGTTCACGCCCACCGAGGCGGCGGTGGTGGCGGTGGCCTACGGCATCTTCGTCGGCATGGTGGTGTATCGCAGCATCAGCTTCAAAGGCCTGTTCCGCGTGCTGGTCGATGCCGGCGAGCTGTCGGCAGTGGTGCTGATGATCATCGGCATCGCCTCGGTGTTCGCGTGGGCGGGCAACACCCTGGGCATCTTCGACGTCGCGGCCAAGGCGCTGGTCGGGCTGCATTCGAGCGAATGGCTGATGCTGCTGTCGATCAACCTGCTGCTGCTCGTCGCCGGCATGTTCCTCGACGCGATCTCGATCTTCCTGATCCTGCTGCCGCTGCTGGTGCCGATCGCGGTCGCCATGGGCTGGGACCTGGTGTGGTTCGGGGTGATGATGACGATCAACCTCGCCATCGGCCAATTCACCCCGCCGATGGCGATCTCGCTGATGATCACCTCGCGCATCGCCGGCATCGGCATGGAGGAGACCTTCAAGTGGGTGATCTGGCTGGTGCTGGCGATGGGTGCCGGGCTGACGCTGATGATCGTGTTCCCGCAGCTGGCGCTGTGGCTGCCGGGGAAGCTCGGCTACCTGTAA
- a CDS encoding ferric reductase-like transmembrane domain-containing protein has translation MIPTLSTLPALSAFIALIAAAWGLNVAAVDGGPASLPWLIREQGLYLSGLLAIGLMSLAMVLATRPTMLERPLGGMDRIFRLHKWAGILAAVFAALHWLIEMSDDVIKSLYGKAGKPEHDEFGGLYEALRDAGEELGEFAIYLVLAMVVLSLWKRFPYKFWRHLHRAMPVFYLVLAFHAAVLAPPAYWTQPVGVLLALLLGAGTVASIIALTGRIGRDRKVKGVVTAVSSPAPDVTEIVCRLDGAWRGHEAGQFAFVGFERFEGSHPFTISSADHGDRSLTFQIKALGDYTRQLASRVAVGQAVTVEGPYGRFVLGRQDRKARQIWIAGGIGVTPFLAWLDALRADPNAAPAVELHYSTRGATSDPFVARLHNLCAELPSVRLHIHDRAAGDTLTPESLAATSGNGQRTEVWFCGPRGLGDQLKAGLARLWGRRLSFRREAFEMR, from the coding sequence ATGATCCCCACCCTCTCCACTCTCCCCGCCCTGTCCGCCTTCATCGCCCTGATCGCCGCGGCCTGGGGGCTCAACGTCGCCGCTGTCGACGGCGGCCCGGCCTCGCTGCCCTGGCTGATCCGCGAACAGGGCCTGTATCTGAGCGGCCTGCTCGCCATCGGCCTGATGTCGCTGGCGATGGTGCTCGCCACCCGCCCCACCATGCTCGAGCGCCCGCTCGGCGGCATGGACCGCATCTTCCGCCTGCACAAATGGGCCGGCATCCTCGCCGCGGTGTTCGCGGCCCTGCACTGGCTGATCGAGATGTCGGACGACGTCATCAAGTCGCTGTACGGCAAGGCCGGAAAGCCGGAGCACGACGAATTCGGCGGCCTGTACGAGGCCCTGCGCGATGCCGGCGAGGAGCTCGGCGAGTTCGCCATCTACCTGGTGCTGGCGATGGTCGTGCTCAGCCTGTGGAAGCGCTTCCCGTACAAATTCTGGCGCCACCTCCACCGCGCGATGCCGGTGTTCTACCTCGTGCTCGCCTTCCACGCCGCGGTGCTGGCCCCGCCCGCCTACTGGACGCAACCGGTCGGCGTGCTGCTCGCGCTGCTGCTGGGCGCGGGCACCGTGGCCTCGATCATCGCGCTGACGGGCCGCATCGGTCGCGACCGCAAGGTCAAGGGCGTGGTCACCGCGGTGTCCTCCCCCGCCCCCGACGTCACCGAGATCGTGTGCCGGCTGGACGGCGCCTGGCGCGGACACGAGGCGGGGCAGTTCGCCTTCGTCGGTTTCGAGCGCTTCGAGGGCTCGCACCCCTTCACCATCTCCAGCGCCGACCACGGCGACCGCAGCCTCACCTTCCAGATCAAGGCCCTGGGCGACTACACCCGCCAGCTCGCCAGCCGCGTCGCGGTCGGCCAGGCGGTCACCGTCGAAGGCCCCTACGGCCGCTTCGTGCTCGGCCGCCAGGACCGCAAGGCGCGCCAGATCTGGATCGCCGGCGGCATCGGCGTCACCCCCTTCCTGGCGTGGCTCGACGCCCTGCGCGCCGACCCGAACGCGGCACCTGCGGTGGAGCTCCACTACAGCACCCGCGGGGCCACGAGCGACCCCTTCGTCGCCCGCCTTCACAACCTGTGCGCCGAACTGCCCAGCGTGCGCCTGCACATCCACGACCGCGCCGCCGGCGACACGCTGACGCCGGAGAGCCTCGCCGCCACGAGCGGGAACGGCCAGCGCACGGAAGTCTGGTTCTGCGGCCCGCGCGGCCTCGGCGACCAGCTCAAGGCCGGGCTCGCACGGCTGTGGGGACGGCGGCTGAGCTTCCGGCGCGAGGCGTTCGAGATGCGCTGA
- a CDS encoding bifunctional aminoglycoside phosphotransferase/ATP-binding protein — protein MRKEAGGEDELVRQLLQPGVLPDSADGVELVETHISWVLLAGQHAWKLKKPLDLGFLDFSTVERRREACEAELRLNRRTAPMLYEAVVPVWRSAQGVRVGGPDAAADAAPQAAPRDYLVRMRRFEQSALFSVMLEAGRLEPALFDRLARHVADFHAAAAVAQPGQGFGDAAAVHAPVRQNFVQLRELLSAARLDAPVLLAELERVESWAEAQFAALAPVFDARLAEGRVRECHGDLHLGNLIVLDGEPRLFDGIEFSAELRWADVIADIAFLVMDLQARGRPGLGWRFLNAWLERSGDYAGLRVLPWYLSYRAMVRAKIAAIRAAQVAGEARAESLAECARYLALAAAPARTPAPALLIASGVSGAGKTSQSLPLLERCGVIRVRADVERKRLFGLDAEAASGSALGGGLYTAAAGARTYDRLADRARAVVGAGYPVLVDATFLRRAQRRVFADLAAALGVPFAILAFDAPVAVLRARVRSRLAAGGDASEADEAVLATQLRTREAFETEELARLLPIDTRSAPDWRGLLPALARLWPGALPADAAAP, from the coding sequence ATGCGGAAGGAAGCGGGTGGCGAGGACGAACTGGTGCGGCAGCTGTTGCAGCCGGGCGTGCTGCCGGATTCGGCGGACGGCGTGGAGCTGGTCGAGACGCACATCTCCTGGGTGCTGCTCGCCGGCCAGCATGCATGGAAGCTGAAGAAGCCGCTCGATCTCGGTTTCCTCGATTTCAGCACCGTGGAGCGCCGCCGCGAGGCCTGCGAGGCGGAACTGCGGCTCAACCGGCGCACCGCGCCGATGCTGTACGAGGCGGTGGTGCCGGTGTGGCGCAGCGCGCAGGGCGTGCGGGTGGGCGGGCCGGATGCGGCCGCCGACGCGGCCCCGCAGGCGGCGCCGCGCGACTACCTCGTGCGCATGCGCCGCTTCGAGCAGTCGGCGCTGTTCTCCGTCATGCTCGAGGCCGGCCGGCTCGAGCCGGCGCTGTTCGACCGCCTCGCCCGCCATGTGGCGGATTTCCATGCCGCCGCGGCGGTGGCGCAGCCGGGGCAGGGGTTCGGCGATGCGGCGGCGGTGCACGCTCCGGTGCGGCAGAACTTCGTGCAGCTGCGCGAGTTGCTGTCGGCGGCGCGCCTCGACGCGCCGGTCCTGCTCGCCGAGCTCGAACGCGTCGAGTCCTGGGCCGAGGCGCAGTTCGCCGCACTGGCGCCGGTGTTCGACGCGCGCCTGGCGGAGGGTAGGGTGCGCGAGTGCCACGGCGACCTCCACCTGGGCAACCTGATCGTGCTCGACGGCGAGCCGCGGCTGTTCGACGGCATCGAGTTCAGCGCCGAGCTGCGGTGGGCCGACGTGATCGCCGACATCGCCTTCCTGGTCATGGACCTGCAGGCGCGCGGCCGGCCGGGCCTGGGCTGGCGCTTCCTCAACGCCTGGCTGGAGCGCAGCGGCGATTACGCCGGGTTGCGCGTGCTGCCCTGGTACCTGAGCTACCGCGCGATGGTGCGTGCCAAGATCGCCGCCATCCGCGCCGCGCAGGTGGCGGGCGAGGCGCGCGCGGAGAGTCTGGCCGAATGCGCGCGCTATCTCGCGCTCGCCGCGGCACCGGCACGGACGCCCGCGCCGGCGCTGCTGATCGCCAGCGGGGTGTCGGGCGCGGGCAAGACGAGCCAGTCGCTGCCGCTGCTGGAACGGTGCGGGGTGATCCGCGTACGCGCCGACGTCGAGCGCAAGCGCCTGTTCGGCCTCGACGCCGAGGCGGCGAGCGGCTCGGCGCTCGGCGGCGGCTTGTACACCGCAGCGGCCGGCGCGCGCACCTACGACCGGCTGGCCGACCGCGCGCGCGCCGTGGTCGGGGCGGGCTATCCGGTGCTGGTCGATGCGACCTTCCTCAGGCGGGCCCAGCGCCGGGTGTTCGCCGACCTCGCCGCCGCGCTCGGCGTGCCCTTCGCGATCCTCGCCTTCGATGCGCCGGTGGCGGTGCTGCGGGCGCGCGTGCGCAGCCGCCTCGCCGCCGGTGGCGACGCCTCCGAGGCCGACGAGGCGGTGCTCGCGACGCAACTTCGCACGCGCGAAGCGTTCGAAACCGAGGAACTCGCGCGCCTGCTGCCGATCGATACCCGCTCGGCGCCGGACTGGCGCGGCCTGTTGCCGGCGCTCGCCCGCCTGTGGCCGGGCGCGCTGCCCGCGGACGCGGCGGCCCCTTAG
- a CDS encoding alpha/beta fold hydrolase, producing the protein MGAPRLITAFTAGAATLAGGRALVHWGIRKGLAAPRVAHHTDPGALGLGFDTVRIATANGRTLHAWFIPAPDAAAVAAPAVLVVHGWGGNAALMLPLARPLHDAGFATLFVDARCHGASDDDSFASLPRFAEDAEHAFAWLATRAGVDPARIALLGHSVGAGAVLLAAARTPRVAAVVSVAAFSHPAAMMRRWLAARRIPEKPLGRYILGYVEKTIGHRFDDIAPVATIARIRRPVLLVHGEDDEVVPIDEARQIFAARGDTPVELMTVSGDHESFAELEHHMGRLVEFLDRALAAGRPGL; encoded by the coding sequence ATGGGGGCGCCCAGACTGATCACCGCCTTCACCGCCGGTGCGGCCACGCTCGCCGGAGGGCGGGCGCTGGTGCATTGGGGGATCCGCAAGGGCCTGGCGGCGCCGCGGGTGGCGCATCACACCGATCCGGGCGCGCTCGGGCTGGGTTTCGACACGGTGCGCATCGCCACCGCCAACGGCAGGACGCTGCACGCGTGGTTCATCCCCGCGCCGGACGCCGCTGCAGTGGCCGCGCCGGCGGTGCTCGTGGTGCACGGCTGGGGCGGCAATGCGGCGCTGATGCTGCCGCTCGCACGTCCGCTGCACGATGCCGGCTTCGCCACCCTGTTCGTCGATGCGCGCTGCCACGGCGCCAGCGACGACGACAGCTTCGCCTCCCTGCCGCGCTTCGCCGAGGACGCCGAGCACGCCTTCGCCTGGCTCGCCACCCGTGCCGGCGTCGACCCGGCGCGCATCGCCCTGCTCGGCCATTCGGTGGGGGCGGGCGCGGTGCTGCTGGCCGCCGCGCGCACGCCGCGGGTCGCGGCGGTGGTCAGCGTCGCGGCCTTCTCGCATCCGGCGGCCATGATGCGGCGCTGGCTGGCGGCCAGGCGCATCCCGGAGAAGCCGCTCGGCCGCTACATCCTCGGCTACGTCGAGAAGACCATCGGTCACCGCTTCGACGACATCGCGCCGGTCGCCACGATCGCGCGTATCCGCCGCCCGGTGCTGCTGGTGCACGGCGAGGATGACGAGGTGGTGCCGATCGACGAGGCGCGGCAGATCTTCGCCGCGCGCGGCGACACGCCGGTCGAGCTGATGACCGTGTCCGGGGACCACGAATCCTTCGCCGAGCTCGAGCATCACATGGGGCGCCTGGTGGAATTCTTGGACCGTGCGCTGGCCGCGGGACGCCCGGGTTTGTAG
- a CDS encoding metal-dependent hydrolase produces the protein MDTLTHALSGALVGRVLAGRRTSAAMPGAASAHGPQPPVWQMVVAGTVAATFPDLDFVLGWISELTYLRGHRGVTHSLLLLPLWGLMLAWLLARFWRRGGRPGAGWRSFYLVVCSALFVHILGDLITQFGTMILAPLSDRRFGWGTTFIIDLPFTGIILAGLLASALWRGSRVPAASALVLLAAWVGVQATGRAEAIDAARAYAAAKGIAVVEVDAAPRPASPFNWTAIVFDGERYHYAHLNTRRSEPLVATDDDNFIRRFSAPYLPVAMAQWEVRERFGNGSTRALAEQVWNAEDFAFYRWFAMFPVLDHAGEEGDGQLCASFKDLRFLTPGRDRQPFIYGLCNAADGWRLFEREAGGLRWIDPR, from the coding sequence ATGGATACACTGACCCATGCCCTCTCGGGCGCCCTCGTCGGCCGCGTGCTCGCCGGACGTCGCACCTCGGCCGCTATGCCCGGGGCCGCGTCCGCACACGGCCCGCAGCCCCCGGTATGGCAGATGGTGGTCGCCGGCACCGTGGCGGCGACCTTCCCCGACCTCGACTTCGTGCTCGGCTGGATCTCCGAGCTCACCTACCTGCGCGGGCATCGCGGCGTGACCCACTCGCTGCTCCTGCTCCCGCTGTGGGGGCTGATGCTCGCCTGGCTGCTGGCGCGCTTCTGGCGGCGCGGGGGCCGGCCGGGCGCGGGCTGGCGCAGCTTCTACCTCGTGGTGTGCAGCGCACTTTTCGTGCACATCCTCGGCGACCTGATCACCCAGTTCGGCACCATGATCCTCGCGCCCTTGTCCGACCGCCGCTTCGGCTGGGGCACGACCTTCATCATCGACCTGCCCTTCACCGGCATCATCCTCGCCGGCCTGCTGGCGAGCGCGCTGTGGCGCGGCAGCCGGGTGCCGGCGGCGAGCGCGCTGGTGCTGCTCGCCGCCTGGGTGGGCGTGCAGGCGACGGGCCGCGCCGAGGCGATCGACGCCGCGCGCGCCTACGCCGCGGCCAAGGGCATCGCCGTGGTCGAGGTCGACGCCGCGCCGCGGCCGGCCTCGCCCTTCAACTGGACCGCGATCGTGTTCGACGGCGAACGCTACCACTACGCCCACCTCAACACCCGGCGCAGCGAACCGCTGGTGGCCACCGACGACGACAACTTCATCCGCCGCTTCTCCGCGCCCTACCTGCCGGTGGCGATGGCGCAGTGGGAGGTGCGCGAGCGCTTCGGCAACGGCAGCACGCGCGCGCTCGCCGAGCAGGTGTGGAACGCCGAGGACTTCGCCTTCTACCGCTGGTTCGCGATGTTCCCGGTGCTCGACCATGCGGGCGAGGAGGGCGACGGCCAGCTGTGCGCCAGCTTCAAGGACCTGCGCTTCCTCACCCCGGGGCGCGACCGCCAACCCTTCATCTACGGCCTGTGCAACGCCGCCGACGGCTGGCGCCTGTTCGAACGTGAGGCCGGCGGCCTGCGCTGGATCGATCCGCGATGA
- a CDS encoding putative RNA methyltransferase has product MSATPFTALACPLDGAPLQRDGASWRCTGGHCFDVAAQGYANLLPVQNKRSRDPGDSKEMVAARRRFLEAGHYRPIADAVAATVLDGAPAGRALACLDAGCGEGYYLRQLAATAGAATPLALLGLDISKWAVQAAAKRDLQDSRGRKDAHAAWVVGSNAGLPVLPATLDRVLCMFGFPVYPEFARVLRPGGELLQVDAGPDHLRELREIIYPVLKPERPAERVAPAGFVHLGSASLCFRIHVDGAAQIADLLAMTPHLYRASAEGRARAAALSALTMTVDVRLARYRRVTG; this is encoded by the coding sequence GTGAGCGCCACGCCCTTCACCGCCCTGGCCTGCCCGCTCGACGGCGCGCCGCTGCAGCGCGACGGCGCGAGCTGGCGCTGTACCGGCGGCCATTGCTTCGACGTCGCCGCCCAGGGCTATGCGAACCTGCTGCCGGTGCAGAACAAGCGCTCGCGCGATCCGGGCGACAGCAAGGAGATGGTCGCCGCGCGCCGCCGCTTCCTCGAGGCCGGGCATTACCGGCCGATCGCCGACGCGGTCGCGGCCACAGTGCTCGACGGCGCGCCCGCCGGCCGGGCGCTCGCCTGCCTCGATGCCGGCTGCGGCGAGGGCTACTACCTGCGCCAGCTCGCCGCCACGGCCGGTGCGGCGACCCCGCTCGCACTGCTCGGCCTCGACATCTCGAAATGGGCGGTGCAGGCAGCGGCGAAACGGGATCTGCAGGACTCGCGCGGGCGCAAGGACGCGCACGCCGCCTGGGTCGTCGGCAGCAACGCCGGCCTGCCGGTATTGCCCGCCACCCTCGACCGCGTGCTGTGCATGTTCGGCTTTCCCGTCTACCCCGAGTTCGCCCGCGTGCTGCGCCCCGGCGGCGAGCTGCTGCAGGTCGATGCCGGCCCCGACCATCTGCGCGAGCTGCGCGAGATCATCTACCCGGTACTCAAACCCGAGCGCCCCGCCGAGCGCGTGGCGCCGGCGGGCTTCGTTCACCTGGGCAGCGCGTCGCTGTGCTTCCGCATCCACGTCGACGGCGCCGCGCAGATCGCCGACCTGCTGGCGATGACGCCCCACCTCTACCGCGCCAGCGCCGAAGGCCGCGCACGGGCTGCGGCGCTGAGCGCGCTGACGATGACGGTGGACGTGCGCCTGGCGCGCTACCGCCGCGTGACCGGGTAG
- a CDS encoding cupin domain-containing protein: MSTGNRLTDAPPRVENLAQMLQFQDKAIVSRMLVKNAAGSVTLFAFDAGEGLSEHTAPFDALVIGVEGRAEVLLGGEHHGLGAGDTLLMPANVAHAITPTEPFKMLLVMLRSPADAAQ, from the coding sequence ATGAGCACCGGAAACCGCCTGACCGACGCCCCGCCGCGCGTCGAGAACCTCGCGCAGATGCTGCAGTTCCAGGACAAGGCCATCGTCAGCCGCATGCTGGTGAAGAACGCCGCCGGCAGCGTGACCCTGTTCGCCTTCGACGCCGGCGAGGGGCTGAGCGAACACACCGCGCCCTTCGATGCGCTGGTGATCGGGGTCGAGGGCCGCGCCGAGGTGCTGCTCGGCGGCGAGCACCACGGCCTGGGCGCGGGCGACACCCTGCTGATGCCGGCCAACGTGGCGCACGCCATCACCCCCACCGAGCCCTTCAAGATGCTGCTGGTGATGCTGCGCAGCCCGGCCGACGCCGCCCAGTGA